From Juglans regia cultivar Chandler chromosome 9, Walnut 2.0, whole genome shotgun sequence:
ccATGCCACTCCCtcagaaatttgaaattaaggaGTTTAACTTCTGACATAAGGGTTTAGGCAAAAGAAACACACTCATGTAGTATGTTGGGACTGATTAGAGCACTACCTTAATAAGAACTTCCCTTCTAGCCTGAGATAGAAATCTATTGTTCCAATTCACAATCTTGCCTTACACTTTGCTCACAATATCCTAAAAAGCCCTCAATCGAGATTTACACACCAAACTAGGAAGTCCCAAGTATTTCTCCATGTTGGATGAGTGATTTAAACCAGCAATCTCCTTAATATATTCCCTtgttgagaattttgtatttctaCTGAAAAATAGAGAAGTCTTATCTTTGTTAAGCAGCTGCCCTGAGGCCTTTTCATATATGCTTAAAATGTGATTCAGCCTTCCCCCACCATATTTGCTTGACAAAACATCAAACTATCATTTGCAAAGAACATATGATTCATGGATAGCACACCCCTAACAATAGGCACACCAGAAATTAATCCTAAAAACTGCTAACTACTGATCTACACATACACTCAAAATATCTTAACTGACACTATTATACCATGAATTGGAGATCAACATTGCAACTATATGGAACTCTTATGAACTATATTTTAATGGTTTAGGAAGAAACTCAATTatgatttaaaaacaaaaaaagtatgaaaagggagaatgaaagcatgaaaaacaaatgagaaaaaagaaaagctagggattatataaaagttgtgTGAGGGAAAAGGCTGCCTGTTACCAGggttcccaaaaaaaaaaaaaggcattttaAAGTGTAATAGTGTGAAAGCCGCCATTACAATGGTTTTGAATTAGAGTAAGACCAGTTGATCTTTCTTGACCAGTTGCTGATGTTGGAACCTTTAAATGGATTTTGGTAGTCAAACTTGGAAATCTGACCACACACTTGCACACTCAATTTGGAAGTAAAGTTGAATCTTCTTGCTCTTTTGACCACTCAATTTGCTAGAGACTAGTAGAAAGCTAGTTAGGGGTGTGATAAAGTGTTAAAATTGCATGATTAAGTTGCTTAAGTGAATAAattgtttaacaaaaaatgagttaagcacttaattatgtagtagATTATAATACTTGATTAAATTGATAATTCTTGATATTTTTCacttaaaatattcataatgcAGCTGGTTGCAACAAGGATATACACAACACTTGCATTGTTAAGCCACATCAGATTTAATATTCCAGTTTTATCTTTATAGTGCTGAACAGTTATTCCTATTTGCTGTATGGCATTTTTGGAAAAGTGACTACCAATTGAATTGGTACTTTTTGGGAGGATTCAGGCGTGTGCGAGGTGGAACGTGTGAAGAGGGGATGTGCGAATCAACATGGCACGAGAGAGAGAAGTAGACCACTAGAGGAGAGAGACATGAAATTGGGGCTAAACGCAAGAAGTGGTCCCAGGGAGCAAGACGAAAAAGTGCGCCTGGAATGTTTTCAgaaatgagtattttttttgcTAGAAGCAATTGGGAGTAAAGAGGAATTTGCAGCTGGATAGACGAGGTGGGTTTTTTTCCTGGGAGTATTTCGTAGGAGGCTCCTTGGAGTAAAAAGAGATAATCACGTCTAGAGAGTTGGTGGCTTGCGCTGGGAATTTCCTCTCTGAGTTATTGCtctttgtttgattattttcatttctgAAAAGATGATGCAAGGCTAACTTTGTAGCTTGGGTTGCGGAATGCGATTTGATTGgttttgaggttttagattaaTGAAATTTCTGTTGGTTTAAACGTTATTTTTAATCTGTTGCAAGCCTAAAATTGATTTGAAACTAGATAGAGACTCTTGTTCATGCTTTGCTGTAGACGTAAGGCACAAAAAAGGCTTGAAAATTTATCAAGGTTCTTTTTGGTCAGATGTTATTATGGGTTTGGCTGGCAATGTAGTGAGGACTTTTAAAGAAATGGTGCAAATCTGAACATTAACTCTCCATCTTCCAATTATCAATTCCTTAACTGGATTGATAGTTGAGAATCAGCACCACGAAACATTAACTAAGAACCAAATCAAAAAGAGACCCATCCGTAGCTCAAGTGTTTGATAAATTGCTTCTTAGAGCTTCTTTTCTGTCAAAATCTCAAGTGTTTCTGACTTCATTTTGCTGTATATAGTTTTatactttgtttcttttattttcaaggcGCTTTACATGTTAAGTAGTAGGAATGAACTTGATATTTCATCATTTCGGTTTGGACTCAAATGTAGATATGTTCACAGCTTGTTTttgtaattagattacataaatCCTTTCATACACTTTTTTGACATAAccataaaaagttcaaaaagaaTTCACATGGAACCTTCTCTCCTTTCTTTATACATAAACCATAAGATTTTACATAGCATTTTCAAGATTGTTTTTAATACTCTTTTGTCCCTGTGAAATATGATCTTGGATTTATTCTTGATTCAACTTGATATTTCAACACTTGGAATAACACATTTGGATTAATGGCAACACTCTTATTTTGTTTAGGGATACAAAACTTTCTTCCATGATAACACAGAGACCAGTGTCTCGCTGATACCACTTTGTATCACGTCCCAAATACTTGTTGTAATTCTTCTTGTAACAGACTCCTTTGAGGGGAGCAACCTccagagaagatgaagatgagagagaaaaggaaagtaGCTTTCTATTAAGGATTTTGCATGCCGTTACAAAGAGGGACACCCACTACATATACTAGTCAAATCTTTACTAACTAACGGGCCAAAGCCCAGCACACTAAAACgaaaattataacaaaaggCCAGACACACGACTCCAACAAACGAAAGGCCAAAAGGCCCAATAGAAAGCAAATAAATGGGCCTACAAATAACCAACGCGGCTGAGCCCAAACCTCTAGCCCTTTATTACCCCAATACAAATTCCACAGTGACTCCATTCCACTCCTGCAGAGGTACAGGATTGCGACATACATTTTGTGATATGCAACTCATCACATGGTAGCTTTACACACCtacatacaaacatacatacacatGCACACTTTTTTATTCCTATGTTTTTATACAATATCATCTATTATAGTTGTTGTTTTTCGTCTCCAAACACTAGATTTAGTGGCATAGATTCTTGGAGGTTGACTAATTATTAATGCTCAACATGATTCCCTAGTCAACCCAGCCGCCATCAACCACTAGGTTATGCCCATTGACAAATCCAGAATCATCAGATGCAAGGAAGAGCACGGCATCCGCCACATGCCCCACTTTTAGCACAACTCCTTTTAAGCTCGCATGCGGCTCAACTGCCTTCTCCAACTGCTCTGCGTCCATTCCGGTTTTACTGCATGCCAAAGGAGTCACAACTATAGAGGGCGATACGCAGTTCACTCTAATCCCATGCTCCCCTAGCTGCCTGCTCGCTGATCGAACAAGTCCAAGCACCGCGTGCTTTGACATAAAGTAATCAGTGCTATGGGTCGAACCCATAGTTGCTGCTACACTGGCAGTGCACACAATGCTCCCCCTCACATGCCCTTCAACCATAGCACGTGCTGCATGCTTTACACATACAGCCATGGCACGTACATTGATCGCACATAGGTGATCAAAGGCCAACAAGTCTAGGTTAAGTACAGTCTGATCCGACTTATTAAGAATCCCTGCATTACTAAACATGATGTCAAGTTGCCCATAATTCTTGACCGTCCATTCTACCATGGCTTTGACCTGTTCTTCATCAGTAACGTCACAACATATGAATATAGAATGGTTCAAACCAATTGATTTGGCAACCTGATGGCCTAGTTCTTCTTGGATATCAGCAATGACCACCATACGCGCGCCATGCTTGGCAAAAAGATGTGCAGTCGCCTCCCCGATGCCACTAGCACCGCCTGTGACTATGGCAAGTTTGCCTTCCTGTTTCTTCCTGAGCAATGTGGTTTCCGTCATtgttatatgacaataaaattataGGATGGATGGGGGCAGCAGCTGTCTCCTGCTAAAAGAAGATGACCAATATATGGTGATTTTGGATTAAGTGGGCAAACCGAAAATCTAATATTACACACGTGATTTGTTGATAAAACtacggagaaaaaaaaaaaaaaaagaggtccAAAAGTTCTACTGAATTAAGAGTGATTTGTGGTGGAATTATGGATTTAGATTTTAAACGTGCTTTCAAATTCGTAAAAAATAGtggatatgaaaagaaaataaagtaagCTTGATCAATTCCACTACAAGAATTGGGACAGGGTTTGACAGTAGCTTCTCTCTGATAGGTATATTGCAATCAATCGCAAAATCCAAGTTAACAACGCTCTTGGAATCTAAACacacaataataaacaaataacaaTGATATAAACAACTGAATATCAAGCAACAATGCTAGATCTAGTTCCAATTCAGCAAAACCCCTAATAGCACTCTTCAAGCCAATATGGAGCCTTAAAATCCATGATCATCATAAATTACTGATTTGGAGACTTCTTTGGAATATTCTTCCTACTAGAACAAGACTTGGTGAAATCATCTCCCACCAAGAAATAGAAGAATGTGTATTCTGTAACCATGAGAAAGAAACTATGATGCACCTTTTGTTCAATCAACATAATCCTATGGCAACAGAGCAGTTGGCCTTTAAACCTTTCAAATTTGCCTATTGCTTCTATACCAGACTGGATTCAAATGATTATCTATCCTGGAAAAGAGCTAGGACTTCGAAAAGAGGAAATACACTACGTCCAACTATTTGCAGTCTTAATGATAGATTTTATTTGGTAGAAGAGAAATGACATCATTCATAATCATACTTCTCTTAAAATTGAGGAGGCAAATGTTTAGGTCAAGCACATCTATGAAGACTATAAAGAAGcgtggaaagaaaaaattgatcaacaaaGCAAAGAAGATAAATGGTATCCTCCTACAACTATCAAAGTTTATCTTTTGATGCAATAGTACGAGATCAATTTTTAGTAGTCTCAGCAATTCAAAGAAATCATAGTGGAGATATTCTGGGCATAATAACGGAAAAAGGTACAAACTACTATCCCTTTAACTGCAGAAACAAAAGCAGCGTTGCTAGCATCCAATATGACTTCATCTCAAAGTCTTGTGATAACAGAAGGAGATTTTCAATCAGTAATTACATCCATTGAAAGCCCAAATACCTCTTCATTCTAGAAAACATCAACTATTATCGAGGATATTCAGCACATTGCCAATCTTCATCATGACtgaaaatttgttaaaatacatcaatctcaaaatcgatgtgcgcactCAATTGCGCAATGAGCAGCTACCAATCATGTTTTTGAAAGCTACCCTTAGGTAAAATTCCTAGATGTtgtctatatattaatagtggaaATGATCCTCCTTAAACtttgtatctttttttaatctataatatgcttgattaggaaaaaaatgGTATCTTTACCAAACAAGTATAAACCATTGCCTAACAATATAAGTTCAGGACAAAATGAAACCCCAGCCATCAGATTGTTTTgcaaaaaatgtatatatactgAAAGCAGCAGTATAGTAGAAAGAGAAGATGACCCAGATGGGTTTTTTCCATCAAACAGAGCATTTGCATAATGAAAGCTGAGGAGAATAAGGACTCTAGACTGTAAGAAACCTTCCAGAGTGCTTGGCAGTCTTATTCAAAACATCCAGATAATAAAGACTGTACAAAAGGTCCTAAATACACTGTCAAATTCCTTcggaacaaaaagagaaaaggaaattcGATCAAATTACCGAGAacaaattgttttttaaaagaactatGTCGATATAAGCTAAAGATATTACAAAGAAGAGTAGATTTTCATACCGAATATATATGCTGGGATTGTGTTGGAATAATGAGAGGAAGAACGTTCAGCTAGAGCAAGAGGAACGACTAATAAAAGTGTTTGGAGTGAAAAGCTCaactttgtatttttatattgattgctgatgatttgtataatttaatatattttattatttttttaatttttaattttagttttatttatttatttttattaattttagacttcattgtcaatatttaaatttattttggattagaaaaatgcatgcaatatgaatagttattttgattttaagtcAAGAGGCTTGCGTGGGATTGACTTCGCATTAGACTTTGGAATGCAAATTATGGGTTAGGTGGTGTTGAAAACTTGAACGGAATGGATGCACGTGCACGgaacaaatttgatttttccGCAACTGAAGAGTGAACTAGTCTAGGAGCCTTTTGaattaaattcatttatattaaaACCATCGCTATGTTATgtcaaagtattatgggttttacgtgtcttaaaattatcgctctgttacttttgaaaatatgttctgctctgcatgataactctagtaaatgttttgttctacttgctatactttgtaaatgcttatgtttgcaCGCTTGCatatgtcttctgcttactgagttattgataacttaccccctatcttcataatatttttcagatgatttagaGAGTcaaactgaggacctggattagattggtgagcatgattaagctgggagagtatgttagaagaaggattttttatgtcctttagttttaatgtcttttagatttaattatattttttatgtcctttagtaagacttatgaaagtattagtttggtttgttatgactatcgggagattttggactccttaatttattttgttgcagtaatgactttgtagagttttcagtgtagttatttagagtacataagattgagttttgctaatcaaattttggaattttattttacttgtgttggaaaatatgttcttaagtgacaggtagtaattctctaGACCAATTAgatttggggcgttacatatatacataaagcAAGTCAATTGACTTGGCATTAGACTTTGGAATGCAAATTATGGGTTAGGTGGTGTTGAACGGAATGGATGCACGCGCACGGAACAAATTTGATTTTCCGCAACTGAAGAGTGAGCTGGTCTTGGAGCCTTTTGAATTCTcgtttccaaaaagaaaaaaggaagaagcagAGTGTAATAGTCTTGTGATCTGTATGTTGCGGCTGGGTTGGAAATAATATTTCTGGGTTGATTAAGGAGGGATTCGGGATGTAGATTATCTGTTTGAGAAAAGAACTGTAATAAAATGCTGAGAAAAAGATGGATAtagggttcttcgagggaccCTTAACCTCCCATAGTGTTGATTCaatattctcaaataaaatGTCAGATAATCCCTTTGATGCTTACAGACTCCTCCTAATACCCACGCAGGAGTATCTAACAAAAGCAATAAGATATGGACACGTGTCCTGACACATAACGGAATAAGGCGGAATGAAAATAACAAAGGACACAACGGAATAAAGCAGGAATGAAAATAACAAAGGACACAAGTTTGCAATGTCATAACCGAATAAACAAACGGGGCGTTTAATGGTCTTCATGGAACGGTGCGTTTTGGGATGAAACGGTGGGCTTCCATTCCAGCTGCTGCGGTGCGTTTTGATACTCCTTTCTACTGCTATGCGTTTTGATATCCACTTCCACTTCACTTGACTACCACTTCACTTGACTTCCCGAACTTATCACTTCAGTTCTCTCTGTCTTCGAGTACGCTTTGTAACCCTAACTCCCATCCACGCAGCTTCATAACAATCCCTCCCCGTTAaaggaccttgcccacaaggtgcgggTAAAGGTCCTTCATCCTTGCTAGCGATTCCCATGTGTTGTTTTCGGAGGAAGCCCCAACCCACTTGATGAGGACCTCCGTATTTGCATGGTTGCCGATCCTTCTGAGACGGCGCTCGATGACTTTCTCGGGCTCTGGTTGGATTTTCCCTTCGTGGTTTACGGGTGGAAGCTTGGGTAGAGGACAGATCTGAGCTCCGAGCTTGGGTTTCAAGCACGACACGTGGAACACAGGGTGGATGCGCGAGCTCTCCGGTAGATCTAGTTTGTACGCCACTTTTCCCACCTGTTTTAGCACTTGGAATGGGCCATAGAACCGGGGAGATAATTTGAGGTTGTGACGTGTTGCAACCGAACTCTGCCGATAGGGTTGCAGGCGAAGGTAAACCCAATCCCCCTCTCCAAACTCACGATCTGATCTTTTTTTATCCGCATAGTATTTCATTCTCTGTTGGGCTTGCTGTAGATTGTTTTGTAGTAAAGTTCTGATCTTGTCTCGTGTTGTTAAATGTTGATCCACTGCATCCGTAAGGGCTGTCCCGGGAATATAGGAAGTTAATTTAGGTGGACAGTATCCATACAAGGCCTCAAATGGGGACATTTTGGTCGAAGTGTGGTATGAGGAATTATACCACCATTCGGCCATTGGTAGCCATTGGACCCAGCTCCTAGGTTTATCCCCTGCATAGCAACGTAGATAACCTTCCACAGACTTGTTAAGGGCTTCGGTCTGACCATCTGTTTGTGGATGGTAAGCTGAGGTGTAGTGTAACACAGTATCCTGGAGCTGAAATAAGGTTGTCCAAAAAGTACTCAGAAAAATAGGATCACGATCCGAGAAAATAATCCTTGGCAACCCATGTAGTTTAAAAATTTCCTTAAAGAATGCTTGTGCAACTCCAGCAGCTGTGTATGGATGTGCCAATGCGACAAAATGACCATATTTGGTCAATCTATCGATGACTACTAAGATAACGTTGAACCCTTGAGATCTAGGCAAACCTTCCACAAAGTCTAGTGAGATTTCCTCCCAAGCTTGTGTCGGAATTGGGAGGGGCTGAAGCAGAccagggggtaaaatggtctcTGTTTTATTTACCTGGCATGTGTCACATTCTCTTACCATCCGTTTGATATCTTTTTTCATCCCTTGCCAATAAAAATCACGTTTTGCTCTTTGGTATGTCTTCACAAAGCCCGAGTGGCCTGCTTGGGGGTCTGAGTGGATGTAATTGAGGACCTTAGCCTTGAACAGGGACTGAGGGTGAATTACCAACCTGCCTTTTTTGAAGAGTAACCCGTGCTTCAGAACATAATCTTTAGGCCCTTGCTGACCTGTTGTGAGCTGCTGGAAAATTGTATTTAACTCAGGTGAGCCCGCATACGTGGCTTTGAGTTCCTCAATCCATATAGGTGTAGGAAATGTAAGGAGGCCTAGGAATCCTCCTTGGGCCAAATCTGGTTCATGCCTTCGAGAGAGGGCATCCGCTACTTTATTTTCCCTTCCTTGCTTATACTGGATTGTAAAATCATAGCCCATTAACTTTGTGATCCATTTTTGCTGTTTTGCCGTGCCTATCTTTTGCTCCAAGAGGTACTTAAGAGACTGTTGATCAGTTTTTACCACAAAAGTCTGGCCCAATAGGTAAGGTCTCCATTTGTGGACTGCCGTGACTAGAGCTAGAAGctctttttcataagtagaGAGGGTCAAGGCTGTCCCCTTCAACGCTTTGCTTAAATAGGCAATGGGCTGGCCCTCTTGCATTAATACAACCCCCACCCCACAGCCacttgcatcacactcaatagtgAATTTTTGGCTAAAGTTAGGTAACCGTAGCACTGGTGGGGTTGATACTGCTGCCTTGAGTTCCAGAAATGCCACATTGGCCCTCTCATCCCACTGGAAAGAGTTCTTTCGCAATAGAGCAGTAAGTGGGGCTGCAATAAGGCCATAATTCCTTATAAATTTCCGATAATACCCCGTCAAGCCTAGGAAGCCTCGTAAAGCTTTAGTATTGGCTGGATTCGGCCACTCCACCATGgcttgtattttctttgggtCTGCTTTCACACCTTCACCAGAAACTAGGTGACCCAAGTACTCCACCTCGGTTACCCCAAATTGACACTTGGAGAGTTTAGCAAATAAGCCATGGTTCGATAAGGTTTGTAGTACCACTGTAAGATGCCCAATGTGCTCATCCATGGTGCTGCTGAATACcaggatatcatcaaaaaaaACTAAGACAAACCGCCGTAAATATGGTCTGAAAATTGTATTCATGAGCCCTTGAAATGTTGAGGGcgcattagtaagcccaaagggcattactaaaaattcataatgtccCTCATGCGTTCGGAAGGCCGTTTTAGGGATATCTTCCGGTACTACCCTGATTTGATGATAGCCGGATCGAAGATCCAGCTTTGAAAACACTGCTGCCCCATGTAGTTCATCTAGGAGTTCATCAATCACCGGAATGGGAAACTTGTCCTTGACCGTTTCCTTGTTTAGTGCTCGATAATCCACACATAAACGCCAACTCCCATCCGCTTTTCGGACCAATAAAACAGGTGAAGAAAAGGGGCTGGAGCTGGGTCTAATAACACCTGTTTTAAGTAGTTCAGCCactattttctctatttctgaCTTTTGGTAAAAAGGGTACCTATAAGGCCGAGTAGAAATGGGGCTAGTACCTTCCCTAAGGATAATACGATGATCA
This genomic window contains:
- the LOC109019390 gene encoding (+)-cis,trans-nepetalactol synthase NEPS1-like, which encodes MTETTLLRKKQEGKLAIVTGGASGIGEATAHLFAKHGARMVVIADIQEELGHQVAKSIGLNHSIFICCDVTDEEQVKAMVEWTVKNYGQLDIMFSNAGILNKSDQTVLNLDLLAFDHLCAINVRAMAVCVKHAARAMVEGHVRGSIVCTASVAATMGSTHSTDYFMSKHAVLGLVRSASRQLGEHGIRVNCVSPSIVVTPLACSKTGMDAEQLEKAVEPHASLKGVVLKVGHVADAVLFLASDDSGFVNGHNLVVDGGWVD